A part of Agrobacterium vitis genomic DNA contains:
- a CDS encoding aromatic ring-hydroxylating dioxygenase subunit alpha yields MAIDKTSLDQWYPIDTETLIPYGSSANRLLGTDLAVNRTQDGDVTVMAQETNLPIRRRYGYIWTTLGSPDKELFPIEEADEPDRRIVPCGAVTVKASGLRIVENFLDMAHFPFVHTDILGSEPHTEVEHYNVEIRRDVDEVWATNCQFFQPQAALSATDGLMTHYIYRVMTPFTTLLYKTCPNSDSRWDVICLFVQPLDPDRCRAHPIMYLIDDQSTTASLIQFQQLIFLQDRIILENQRPVLLPMEPRSEIPTRADATSIAYRRWLKEKGVTYGTSLKAVA; encoded by the coding sequence ATGGCAATCGACAAAACAAGCCTCGATCAATGGTATCCCATCGATACCGAAACGCTTATTCCCTATGGTTCATCCGCAAACCGGCTGCTGGGTACCGATCTTGCCGTGAACCGAACCCAGGACGGTGACGTGACCGTGATGGCGCAGGAAACCAACCTGCCAATCCGGCGGCGCTACGGCTATATCTGGACGACGCTCGGCAGCCCGGACAAGGAGCTTTTCCCCATTGAGGAAGCCGATGAACCGGATCGCCGCATCGTTCCCTGCGGCGCGGTCACCGTGAAGGCATCGGGCCTGCGGATTGTCGAAAACTTTCTCGACATGGCGCATTTTCCCTTCGTCCATACCGATATTCTCGGCTCCGAACCGCATACGGAAGTCGAACACTATAATGTGGAAATCCGCCGCGACGTCGATGAGGTCTGGGCGACCAATTGCCAATTCTTCCAGCCGCAGGCCGCCCTTTCCGCCACGGACGGGTTGATGACCCATTATATCTACCGGGTGATGACGCCGTTCACGACGCTGCTCTACAAGACCTGTCCAAATTCCGACAGCCGCTGGGATGTGATCTGCCTGTTCGTCCAACCCCTGGACCCGGATCGCTGCCGCGCCCATCCGATCATGTATCTGATCGACGATCAATCGACCACCGCCTCGCTGATCCAGTTCCAGCAGCTGATTTTCCTGCAAGACCGGATCATCCTTGAAAACCAGCGCCCGGTTCTGCTGCCGATGGAGCCACGCTCGGAAATCCCCACCCGTGCTGACGCAACCTCCATCGCCTACCGCCGATGGCTGAAGGAAAAGGGCGTGACCTATGGAACGTCGCTGAAGGCCGTTGCATGA
- a CDS encoding ROK family transcriptional regulator translates to MNLWTSTPPMLRQISVRAAMDILLHQGPTSRADLAKKTGLSKQTMSEVIRTLETAGWVRVKGIVSGKVGRSAVTYEVAPDAGFVIGLDIGATTIRVAIADIAGTIVQEAEKPAGERGGEALLAHVSGIVEASLKKARIPRSKVLLAAVAMPGVVDPETGRLSLAPNLSEIGSLDVIKALQGLFRCDVIIENDVNAAVIGESWKGSGIGLQSVAFVSLGTGIGLGVLVNGKLMRGAKGAAGEIGYLPFGADPYSAESLERGALECAIGARGILERYGNSGDGGMTVRDILEAAEKGEAKALATVQETARLAALLVVSVHAMLDPGKIILGGNVGRNPLMVRMVKEALASSTRSNISLEASTLASRATLVGAVAIALNQLHNALFSPQDLPSEMRLPA, encoded by the coding sequence ATGAATCTGTGGACGAGCACACCGCCGATGTTACGCCAGATTTCCGTTCGTGCCGCCATGGACATTCTTCTGCACCAGGGGCCGACTTCGCGGGCGGATCTGGCAAAAAAGACCGGCCTGTCGAAGCAGACCATGTCCGAGGTTATCCGCACACTTGAGACAGCGGGCTGGGTCCGGGTCAAGGGCATCGTGTCCGGCAAGGTCGGGCGCAGCGCCGTGACCTATGAAGTCGCGCCGGATGCCGGTTTCGTCATTGGCCTCGATATTGGTGCGACGACCATTCGGGTGGCGATTGCCGATATTGCCGGGACAATTGTGCAGGAGGCCGAGAAGCCAGCCGGAGAGCGTGGTGGGGAGGCGCTTCTGGCCCATGTCAGCGGCATTGTCGAAGCGTCGCTTAAAAAGGCACGCATTCCCCGCAGCAAGGTTCTTCTGGCCGCCGTGGCCATGCCGGGGGTCGTCGATCCTGAAACCGGTCGACTTTCTTTGGCCCCCAACCTGTCTGAAATCGGCAGTCTCGATGTGATCAAGGCTTTGCAGGGCCTGTTTCGCTGCGATGTCATCATTGAAAACGATGTCAATGCGGCGGTGATCGGCGAAAGCTGGAAAGGCAGTGGCATCGGGCTTCAATCCGTTGCCTTCGTGTCGCTGGGAACCGGTATCGGTCTTGGTGTTCTCGTCAATGGCAAGTTGATGCGCGGCGCCAAAGGAGCGGCGGGCGAAATCGGCTATCTGCCGTTCGGAGCCGATCCCTATAGCGCTGAAAGTCTGGAGCGCGGCGCGCTGGAATGCGCGATTGGCGCCCGTGGCATTCTGGAGCGCTATGGCAACTCCGGAGACGGCGGGATGACCGTTCGCGATATTCTTGAAGCGGCTGAAAAGGGCGAAGCAAAGGCGCTGGCGACCGTGCAGGAAACCGCCCGGCTGGCGGCTTTGCTGGTGGTTTCGGTTCACGCCATGCTCGATCCGGGCAAGATCATTCTGGGCGGCAATGTCGGTCGAAATCCGTTGATGGTCCGCATGGTCAAGGAGGCGCTGGCAAGCTCGACCCGCAGCAATATCTCGCTTGAGGCCAGCACGCTTGCGTCCCGCGCCACCCTGGTTGGCGCGGTGGCCATCGCGCTCAACCAGCTTCACAACGCGCTGTTTTCACCCCAGGATCTTCCAAGCGAAATGCGCCTGCCAGCCTGA
- the guaD gene encoding guanine deaminase: MSDFRNHVLIASGFHAPVAGEIDVLTDCLIAIDADGVILSVQRPGDEGYALAKADADCQGRLSRLPTGCLLLPGLVDCHVHAPQYPQLGTALDVPLETWLHAHTFPLEARYADLAYAKRVYGLLVDDLLANGTTTALYFATIHQDATRILVDTCLEKGQRALIGKVAMDNAEQCPDYYRDASPDAALQGTQALIDYISTHPDNTASRVWPVVTPRFIPACTDATLEGLGAMARDCGCHVQTHCSESDWEHAYVLSRHGMTDAMSLDRFGLLTRRSMLAHANLLTADDMDLIKLRQAAVAHCPLSNGYFAGAVFPLRAALEKGLHVGMGSDISGGPSASLLDNMRAAILVSRMLETGVDPGLPPEKRASGAKARIDFRHAFHIATAGGGKALDLPIGQFAPGYRFDAIVIDPQAAQGTVRFYESNEMTETLLQKIVFTASRANISAVFVDGCEVA, translated from the coding sequence ATGAGTGATTTCAGAAACCATGTGCTGATCGCCAGCGGCTTCCATGCGCCGGTGGCTGGTGAAATCGATGTACTAACTGATTGCCTGATCGCCATCGATGCGGATGGCGTGATCCTCTCCGTGCAGCGACCGGGCGATGAAGGATATGCATTGGCGAAAGCCGATGCAGACTGCCAGGGGCGGCTTTCCCGCCTGCCCACAGGTTGCCTGCTCCTGCCGGGGCTGGTGGATTGCCATGTGCATGCGCCACAATATCCGCAGCTTGGCACCGCGCTGGATGTGCCGCTCGAAACCTGGCTGCATGCCCATACCTTCCCGCTGGAAGCCCGCTATGCGGACCTAGCCTATGCAAAGCGGGTCTATGGCCTGCTGGTCGATGATCTGCTGGCGAATGGCACGACGACGGCGCTGTATTTCGCCACCATTCACCAGGATGCGACCCGCATTCTGGTCGATACCTGCCTTGAAAAAGGTCAGCGCGCCCTGATCGGCAAGGTCGCCATGGACAATGCGGAGCAATGCCCGGACTATTACCGCGACGCCTCACCAGATGCGGCTTTGCAGGGCACGCAGGCGCTGATCGACTATATCAGCACTCATCCCGACAACACAGCCTCCCGCGTCTGGCCGGTGGTGACGCCACGGTTCATTCCGGCCTGCACGGATGCGACGCTGGAAGGGCTGGGTGCGATGGCGCGAGACTGCGGCTGCCATGTGCAGACCCATTGTTCGGAAAGCGACTGGGAACATGCCTATGTGCTCTCGCGCCACGGCATGACGGATGCGATGAGCCTTGATCGCTTCGGCCTTCTCACCCGCCGCAGCATGCTGGCCCATGCCAATCTGCTGACTGCTGATGATATGGACCTGATCAAGCTAAGACAGGCGGCGGTGGCGCATTGCCCGCTCTCCAACGGTTATTTCGCCGGTGCGGTCTTTCCCCTGCGCGCTGCCCTGGAAAAGGGTCTGCATGTCGGGATGGGCAGCGATATTTCCGGCGGACCGAGCGCCTCGCTTCTGGACAATATGCGCGCCGCCATTCTTGTCTCCCGCATGCTGGAAACCGGCGTCGATCCGGGCCTCCCGCCGGAAAAACGCGCAAGCGGCGCCAAGGCCCGCATCGACTTTCGCCACGCCTTCCACATCGCCACCGCTGGCGGCGGCAAGGCACTGGATCTCCCCATCGGGCAATTTGCCCCGGGCTATCGCTTCGATGCCATCGTCATTGATCCGCAGGCGGCACAAGGCACGGTACGGTTCTACGAGAGCAATGAAATGACGGAGACCCTGCTGCAAAAAATCGTCTTTACGGCATCGCGGGCCAATATCTCTGCGGTGTTTGTCGATGGATGCGAGGTCGCCTGA
- a CDS encoding formate/nitrite transporter family protein, whose protein sequence is MPDIIEQEADKEAQPSNAMSEEDKQDIGERGSGSPKVVHEVVRLQGDEELGRPLQSLLFSGFAAGVAICASLLAEAFLHARLPDTPWRVLIVSLGYTVGFVIVILGNLQLFTETTVTAVLPIAAHPTRRNLFRLVRLWVTVLLANLLGTFFIAVLMENQLIIGAEQREAILDISRAILGHDFAATLLLATPAGFLIASIAWILPNARGNEFWVIVMITYTVALGGFSHVVAGSGEAWLLMLAGETSVWGAIGGFILPTLIGNIIGGTGLFAVVAHCQVRDELKPE, encoded by the coding sequence ATGCCTGACATCATCGAACAGGAAGCCGACAAGGAGGCGCAGCCCTCCAACGCCATGTCGGAGGAAGACAAACAGGATATTGGCGAGCGAGGGTCCGGTTCGCCCAAGGTGGTCCATGAAGTTGTTCGTCTGCAAGGCGACGAGGAATTGGGCCGCCCACTTCAGTCCCTGCTTTTTTCGGGCTTTGCTGCCGGGGTGGCAATCTGTGCATCCCTGCTGGCGGAAGCTTTCCTGCACGCGCGACTACCCGACACGCCTTGGCGGGTGTTGATCGTCTCCCTTGGCTATACCGTCGGCTTCGTGATCGTCATTCTGGGTAATCTGCAACTGTTTACCGAAACGACCGTCACCGCCGTGCTTCCTATCGCAGCCCACCCGACACGTCGCAACCTTTTCCGGCTTGTTCGTTTATGGGTGACGGTGCTGCTGGCCAATCTCCTCGGAACATTTTTCATCGCGGTGCTCATGGAGAACCAGTTGATCATCGGCGCGGAACAACGCGAGGCGATACTGGATATTTCCAGGGCGATCCTCGGCCATGATTTTGCAGCGACATTGCTGCTTGCCACGCCTGCGGGCTTTCTGATTGCCTCAATCGCGTGGATTCTCCCCAATGCCCGTGGCAATGAGTTCTGGGTCATCGTGATGATTACCTATACGGTCGCGCTCGGCGGATTCAGCCATGTCGTCGCCGGGTCCGGGGAGGCCTGGCTGCTGATGTTGGCCGGCGAAACAAGCGTCTGGGGCGCTATCGGCGGCTTTATCCTTCCGACGCTGATCGGCAATATCATCGGCGGCACCGGACTGTTTGCCGTTGTTGCCCATTGCCAGGTCCGCGATGAACTCAAGCCGGAATGA